GATGCGCGATCACTTCGTCGGCGATGCGTCCCGCGTCACGGCCAACGCGCGTGGGGTCGAGAATGACGCTGCCGTGAAAACGTTTGAGACCCACGGTCTGCAGCGCGGTGACAGTTTTGCCTTTGTCATCATTCAATTTCTGAATGTCTGGAGAAATGGATTCGGGATAGACGGCAGTGCCTCCCGCTGCCACTGGCGAACTTGGCCGTTCGGCTTCAGCTTGCTTGAGCGCAATCTCGGGACGGACAAGCATCCCGGGGTCGCCTTCCGTGATCGAAACGTGTTGGCCGCAGCGCAAACCGCGATAGCGTTGCGCGGCTTCGTCGTAACTGTCGGCGTAGGCAAACGACTCCTGCTCCCACGTCAGTAGCGCCAAGCCGTTGCGGATGGCTTCGATCAAAACCCCGGCCTCGCTCAATCGCGGCAAGTAAAGATAGCGGGCAAAGTCATCGATCAACTGTTTGATGGCAACGTGATCTCCGCGCCATAAAGGCACGCGGTCCAGCTCCATGCGCAATCTCGTGCCGGCAAGAGAGGTCACCAGCAGCTCTTCATTGCGAAGCTTTTTGCTCGCGCGCGCGGCGAGGGCGTCTGATCCGGATAACCGAATCGCCTGCCACTCGATGTTGGCTTGCGGCGAATTCTGCGTGGGCACGAGCAGCCATTGATACGCTTCCGGCAGTCGCGCTGTCACGGCGCTGTCGGCGGAGGCCTTCTGCGTTTCAGCTTGCTTGACCTGATGCGGTGAAAGATCGAGCTGCTCCTTCTCATCCAGAATCGATTGCCAGGCCAGAAAGCGGCGTGCGGCCTCATCCAAATCTTGCAGCCGGGTTTGATCCACCGCCAAGAACACTAACGTGTTGCGGAAAAGCCGCGGGGTGTTGCCGCGCGACTCGAAGATCGCCTTGGCCGCTCGCTCAGCCGCGTTGCCAGGCTCTTTGCTGTAAGGATGATCGATGCCAAGCACCACCAGCCGCGCGTCGATATCATCAGGCACGTCCTGGCTGGACTGCGGCACCGGATGCACACGTTTGAACTCGCCGGTTTTGCGCAGATCGGCGCGCAAACGTTTTTCAATTTCCTGCACCACCTTGTCGGTGTCGCGCTTGAGTTGTTCGGCGCGATCTTCGGCGAGCTTGGTCACCGTGGGTTGCGTGGAATACCAGTAGCGCGAACCATCGGGATAGAGATAAGTCGCGGCTGTGCTCAATCGCCGCAACGCGTCGCCGAAGATGGCGGGAGATTCGCCCGGCATCACACAGCCGAGCTTGATGCGCCGGTCTTCGAGGCCGCGATTCGCGGCAGTCGGCATTGGCGCCGAACCCAGATAAATCGTTCTCGCCACGCGACGGCACGCCGCGTATTTGCCGAGATTGGGAACCTCGCGGTCGAGTCGCAAAGGCAGCGCGTTCGGACCGTCCACGTCGCTCTCGATCACCGGCACCCAATTGTCCGAAAGATAGCGCGTCAGCTCGAATTGCACGCGCGGATCGTCGATGGCAATGTTCGCCGGCAGGATGAGCGGGTTGCGATCTTGCTTCTCCCACAACGAATGAATCACCG
The nucleotide sequence above comes from Cytophagia bacterium CHB2. Encoded proteins:
- a CDS encoding ATP-binding protein, with translation AVADDAEVGGERGRLALTRLRNVIGRVEASWRPASAEEGFEIVRRRLFEPLVEQTQFVARDTTARAFYDLYRTQSQEFPPECREADYEKRLKAAYPIHPEIFDRLYSDWSTLVKFQRTRGVLRLMAAVIHSLWEKQDRNPLILPANIAIDDPRVQFELTRYLSDNWVPVIESDVDGPNALPLRLDREVPNLGKYAACRRVARTIYLGSAPMPTAANRGLEDRRIKLGCVMPGESPAIFGDALRRLSTAATYLYPDGSRYWYSTQPTVTKLAEDRAEQLKRDTDKVVQEIEKRLRADLRKTGEFKRVHPVPQSSQDVPDDIDARLVVLGIDHPYSKEPGNAAERAAKAIFESRGNTPRLFRNTLVFLAVDQTRLQDLDEAARRFLAWQSILDEKEQLDLSPHQVKQAETQKASADSAVTARLPEAYQWLLVPTQNSPQANIEWQAIRLSGSDALAARASKKLRNEELLVTSLAGTRLRMELDRVPLWRGDHVAIKQLIDDFARYLYLPRLSEAGVLIEAIRNGLALLTWEQESFAYADSYDEAAQRYRGLRCGQHVSITEGDPGMLVRPEIALKQAEAERPSSPVAAGGTAVYPESISPDIQKLNDDKGKTVTALQTVGLKRFHGSVILDPTRVGRDAGRIADEVIAHLAGLVGAKVKVTLEIEAEIPTGAPENVVRIVTENSRTLKFVSQGFERE